Proteins encoded together in one Microbacterium sp. zg-Y625 window:
- a CDS encoding DUF427 domain-containing protein has translation MTRPRPDPVDTGQESVWDYPRPPRIERVDTPVTIDFGGVRIVDTTDVVRVLETSHPPVYYLPIAAFAPGSLVPTDGSSYCEFKGAAGYFDVRGGDRVAPRAAWTYPDPSRGYELLTDRVAVYAGPMDRCTVAGETVTPQPGLFYGGWVTSWVRGPFKGGPGSMGW, from the coding sequence ATGACCCGCCCCCGCCCCGACCCCGTCGATACCGGCCAGGAATCCGTCTGGGACTATCCGCGCCCGCCGCGAATCGAGCGCGTCGACACCCCCGTGACGATCGACTTCGGCGGCGTCCGCATCGTCGACACCACCGACGTCGTACGGGTGCTGGAGACCAGCCACCCGCCGGTGTACTACCTGCCGATCGCAGCGTTCGCGCCGGGGTCGCTCGTCCCCACCGACGGCAGCTCGTACTGCGAGTTCAAGGGCGCGGCGGGCTACTTCGACGTGCGCGGAGGAGACCGCGTCGCCCCGCGCGCGGCGTGGACTTACCCCGACCCGTCACGAGGCTACGAGCTGCTCACCGACCGGGTGGCGGTCTACGCGGGCCCGATGGACCGCTGCACCGTCGCCGGCGAGACGGTGACGCCGCAGCCGGGCCTCTTCTACGGCGGGTGGGTGACGTCATGGGTGCGCGGGCCGTTCAAGGGCGGCCCGGGGTCGATGGGATGGTGA
- a CDS encoding sugar phosphate isomerase/epimerase family protein translates to MSTLPLTAENWPIGANMLSFGNTAPDGRPMQEASSTVWASQLRQVKQLGVDQVDPTDAWLPLAKLSDDRIEEFRSVLDGEGLTLSSISMTRSSVVDRVNGDENLRDAHRFIDVAPSFGVSVVNVGFMQQLTPAQQDALWFWLADGHHDDPALRDDAIARVRELGDHAQQAGIEVSLEMYEDTYVGTADDAVSFLADVAHDAVGLNPDLGNIVRLHRDIEPWEDMFEKVLPHSNFWHIKNYSRDFDPATGAYATAPTPLKYGYINYRKVIRRALELGYTGPFCCEHYGSDSLGVIAENVHYIRQVLASALADETLVRPASA, encoded by the coding sequence ATGTCCACCCTTCCTCTGACCGCAGAGAACTGGCCGATCGGCGCGAACATGCTGTCGTTCGGCAACACCGCGCCCGATGGGCGCCCGATGCAAGAGGCATCCTCCACCGTGTGGGCCTCGCAGCTGCGTCAGGTCAAGCAGCTCGGCGTCGACCAGGTCGACCCGACCGACGCCTGGCTGCCGCTGGCGAAGCTCTCCGACGACCGCATCGAGGAGTTCCGCAGCGTCCTCGACGGCGAAGGCCTGACGCTGTCGTCGATCTCGATGACGCGCAGCTCGGTCGTCGACCGCGTGAACGGAGACGAGAACCTCCGTGACGCACACCGCTTCATCGACGTCGCTCCGAGCTTCGGCGTCAGCGTCGTCAACGTCGGATTCATGCAGCAGCTGACCCCAGCGCAGCAGGATGCCCTCTGGTTCTGGCTCGCCGACGGCCACCATGACGACCCGGCACTGCGCGACGACGCCATCGCCCGCGTGCGCGAGCTCGGCGACCACGCGCAGCAGGCGGGCATCGAGGTGAGCCTAGAGATGTACGAGGACACGTACGTCGGCACGGCAGACGACGCCGTGTCGTTCCTCGCCGACGTCGCCCACGATGCGGTGGGGCTAAACCCCGACCTCGGCAACATCGTGCGGCTGCACCGCGACATCGAGCCGTGGGAGGACATGTTCGAGAAGGTGCTCCCGCACTCCAACTTCTGGCACATCAAGAACTACAGCCGCGACTTCGACCCCGCCACCGGCGCCTACGCGACCGCCCCCACACCGCTGAAGTACGGCTACATCAACTACCGCAAGGTCATCCGGCGCGCGCTGGAGCTCGGCTACACCGGGCCGTTCTGCTGCGAACACTACGGCTCCGACTCGCTGGGCGTCATCGCCGAGAACGTGCACTACATCCGCCAGGTGCTCGCGTCGGCGCTCGCCGACGAGACCCTGGTTCGCCCGGCATCCGCCTGA
- a CDS encoding NUDIX hydrolase, translating to MPVPDAPQTARAQLAALAAAVERRRLSDPTVVPSFGPLIDLPVAPGSRPAAVLILFGVLDETRSERPAADTAVSRDLDVLLLSRAATLRSHPGQVAFPGGRVDPDDDGPVAAALREAQEETGLDPSGVEVLGALETIPLAFSRHLVTPVLGWWRHPSPVHVVDEGESAAVFRAPVADLLSPANRGVTVLRDGAREMRGPAFHVGDGPEAHLVWGFTAMVLDVLFDRLGWTEPWDATRELPLEPPRPV from the coding sequence ATGCCTGTTCCGGACGCCCCGCAGACCGCCCGTGCACAGCTGGCGGCGCTCGCCGCCGCGGTGGAGCGCCGCCGGCTCAGCGACCCGACCGTCGTGCCCTCGTTCGGCCCCCTCATCGACCTGCCCGTCGCACCCGGCTCACGGCCCGCGGCGGTGCTCATCCTCTTCGGCGTCCTGGATGAGACTCGCAGCGAACGCCCCGCCGCCGACACCGCAGTCTCGCGAGACCTCGACGTGCTGCTGCTCTCCCGGGCGGCAACGCTGCGCTCGCACCCCGGTCAGGTCGCGTTCCCCGGTGGCCGGGTCGACCCCGACGACGACGGCCCGGTCGCCGCAGCACTGCGCGAAGCGCAGGAGGAGACGGGCCTTGACCCGAGCGGGGTCGAGGTGCTCGGCGCGCTCGAGACCATCCCGCTGGCGTTCTCGCGGCATCTCGTCACGCCTGTGCTCGGCTGGTGGCGGCATCCGTCCCCCGTGCACGTGGTGGACGAGGGCGAATCCGCCGCTGTCTTCCGCGCGCCCGTCGCGGACCTTCTGAGCCCTGCCAACCGCGGCGTCACGGTGCTGCGGGATGGCGCGCGTGAGATGCGCGGGCCCGCCTTCCACGTCGGCGACGGTCCCGAGGCGCACCTGGTGTGGGGATTCACGGCGATGGTGCTCGATGTGCTGTTCGATCGGCTCGGCTGGACCGAGCCGTGGGATGCCACGCGCGAGCTGCCGCTGGAGCCGCCGCGGCCGGTGTGA
- a CDS encoding O-acetyl-ADP-ribose deacetylase — MTRIIAVRGDITEQQVDAIVNAANNAMRGGGGVDGAIHRAGGPEILRDCIARFPDGLATGDAGWTTAGDLPARWVIHTVGPNYAAGERDRALLVSCYRRSLQVADELGARSVAFPLVSAGIYGWPKADAIAAAVETIAAAHTAVEEVRIVALDAATYDQVAEVVAAADAR; from the coding sequence ATGACGAGGATCATCGCGGTGCGCGGCGACATCACCGAGCAGCAGGTGGACGCGATCGTGAACGCCGCGAACAACGCCATGCGCGGGGGTGGTGGCGTCGATGGCGCGATCCACCGTGCCGGCGGTCCCGAGATCCTGCGCGACTGCATCGCGCGGTTCCCCGACGGGCTCGCGACGGGAGACGCGGGCTGGACGACCGCAGGCGATCTGCCGGCCCGGTGGGTGATCCACACCGTCGGGCCGAACTACGCCGCGGGCGAGCGCGACCGCGCGCTGCTGGTGTCGTGTTATCGCCGGTCGCTGCAGGTGGCCGACGAGTTGGGAGCGCGGTCCGTGGCGTTTCCGCTCGTGAGCGCCGGGATCTACGGGTGGCCGAAGGCGGATGCCATCGCCGCTGCCGTTGAGACGATCGCGGCCGCACACACCGCGGTCGAGGAGGTGCGGATCGTGGCGCTGGATGCCGCGACGTACGACCAGGTGGCCGAGGTGGTGGCGGCTGCCGACGCGCGCTGA
- a CDS encoding lactonase family protein, with amino-acid sequence MTDSRLVLVANAGDGSLSTFRLADGELERLAVTDGLKGCSTFAVDSERDLVYAAVKGDAEGDSAGILTLSLDRETGQLTARSRRDVPGSMNYIALTRGGTGLLAASYNGGLGITCAIADGVVGDPVSRIEFPNLHSVLPSADGRFAYFVSLGADLVAQYALADDLALVPLEPETVSAPAGSGPRHLVLNEAQDAVYVLTEFSGEVLHYARDTETGALTLQDATTAYDTTKGLGHSEFGADPMANHYIWGADLHFSDGGRRLWCSERTESTLAAVAVADDGSVTAPDRFTVTEPQPRGFDVSPDGAYLVAAGERSTTVSLYTIDGDDLNLRQRAETGAGANWVRFV; translated from the coding sequence ATGACCGACTCGCGCCTCGTCCTCGTCGCCAATGCCGGCGACGGCTCCCTCAGCACCTTCCGGCTCGCCGACGGCGAACTCGAGCGCCTCGCCGTCACCGACGGCCTGAAGGGATGCTCCACCTTCGCCGTCGACTCCGAGCGCGACCTCGTCTACGCGGCGGTCAAGGGCGACGCCGAGGGCGATTCCGCCGGCATCCTGACTCTCTCGCTCGACCGCGAGACCGGGCAGCTGACGGCGCGCTCGCGGCGCGACGTGCCGGGAAGCATGAACTACATCGCGCTCACCCGCGGCGGCACGGGCCTGCTCGCCGCCTCATACAACGGCGGGCTCGGCATCACCTGCGCGATCGCCGACGGTGTGGTGGGTGACCCGGTGTCGCGCATCGAGTTCCCGAACCTGCACTCGGTGCTCCCCAGCGCCGACGGCCGGTTCGCGTACTTCGTGTCGCTGGGCGCCGACCTCGTCGCCCAGTACGCCCTCGCCGACGACCTCGCGCTCGTGCCGCTCGAGCCCGAGACGGTGTCCGCTCCCGCCGGCAGCGGGCCGCGTCACCTGGTGCTCAACGAGGCGCAGGATGCCGTGTACGTCCTCACCGAGTTCTCCGGCGAGGTGCTGCACTACGCACGCGACACCGAGACCGGCGCGCTGACGCTGCAGGATGCCACGACCGCGTACGACACGACGAAGGGTCTCGGACACAGCGAATTCGGTGCCGATCCGATGGCGAACCACTACATCTGGGGCGCGGATCTGCACTTCTCCGACGGGGGCCGGCGGCTGTGGTGCTCGGAGCGCACCGAGAGCACGCTGGCCGCGGTGGCGGTCGCCGACGACGGGTCGGTGACGGCGCCGGATCGTTTCACGGTCACCGAGCCGCAGCCGCGCGGATTCGACGTGAGTCCCGATGGCGCATACCTCGTCGCCGCGGGCGAGCGGTCGACGACCGTGTCGCTGTACACGATCGACGGCGACGATCTCAACCTGCGACAGCGCGCAGAAACCGGCGCCGGAGCGAACTGGGTGCGGTTCGTCTAG
- a CDS encoding LON peptidase substrate-binding domain-containing protein — protein sequence MTGVPMFPLGSVLLPYTPLPLRIFEPRYLTMIGRLLDEEEPQFGVVLIERGPEAGGGEQRSSVGTLARLVRVAPTATDLQVVAVGAERITVDRWLPDDPYPVAEVSAVAPLEWSDALTPLRDEAESIVRRVLARAADDENVRWDAETELSPDPVESSWQLAAIAPLGELDRFTLLRSTTLGGLLRQIIDLTLDIEPLLTRPPADDLG from the coding sequence ATGACCGGCGTGCCGATGTTCCCGCTGGGCAGCGTGCTGCTTCCCTACACTCCGCTGCCGCTGCGCATCTTCGAGCCCCGCTACCTCACGATGATCGGCCGCCTGCTCGACGAGGAAGAGCCGCAGTTCGGCGTCGTGCTCATCGAGCGGGGTCCGGAGGCCGGCGGCGGCGAGCAGCGCAGCAGCGTCGGCACCCTCGCGCGCCTCGTGCGGGTGGCCCCGACGGCGACCGACCTGCAGGTGGTGGCCGTCGGCGCCGAGCGGATCACCGTCGACCGGTGGCTGCCCGACGACCCCTACCCCGTGGCGGAAGTCTCCGCCGTGGCGCCGCTGGAGTGGTCCGACGCGCTTACGCCGCTGCGCGACGAGGCCGAGAGCATCGTGCGGCGGGTGCTGGCGCGGGCCGCCGATGACGAGAACGTGCGGTGGGATGCCGAGACCGAGCTCTCCCCCGACCCCGTCGAATCCTCGTGGCAGCTGGCGGCGATCGCGCCATTGGGTGAGCTGGACCGCTTCACGCTGCTGCGTTCGACGACGCTCGGAGGGCTGCTGCGGCAGATCATCGACCTGACCCTCGACATCGAGCCGCTGCTGACGCGCCCGCCGGCCGACGACCTGGGCTGA
- a CDS encoding lytic transglycosylase domain-containing protein — protein MLSDPTAQHTRRTNRQTERRSRRRPVLVAATLVVGLAAAACATGTPASTAQALGATPTFALASSITPLHPQAAEASTPNEVVSAADEAIAVAQAAVTHSQTVTADIAASGLDIGSPITTVDTAPLHSEVEELQRAQALEFADLEDAIDDVHAEAAEVTEAAAGLRGRLDAAIAAEAERVAAEKARLEAEAAAAAAAAAAAAEAASATQSSSGSTAAAAPSPSYATGGAVGGTSPADAQATARGMLAGYGWGEDQFGCLVSLWNKESGWNYQAYNRSSGAFGIPQALPGSKMASAGADWQTNPATQIAWGFGYISGRYGTPCGAWGHSQSVGWY, from the coding sequence TTGCTTTCAGACCCGACTGCCCAGCACACCCGCCGCACCAACCGCCAGACCGAACGCCGCTCGCGACGTCGCCCCGTTCTGGTGGCGGCGACGCTGGTCGTCGGTCTCGCCGCGGCCGCGTGTGCCACCGGAACGCCGGCGTCGACGGCCCAGGCTCTGGGCGCCACGCCGACGTTCGCCCTCGCGTCGTCGATCACTCCGCTGCATCCGCAGGCCGCCGAGGCGTCGACCCCGAACGAGGTCGTCTCGGCCGCTGACGAGGCCATCGCGGTCGCCCAGGCTGCCGTCACGCACTCGCAGACCGTGACCGCAGACATCGCGGCATCGGGCCTCGACATCGGCTCTCCGATCACCACGGTCGACACGGCACCGCTGCACTCCGAGGTCGAGGAACTGCAGCGCGCACAGGCGCTCGAGTTCGCCGACCTCGAGGATGCCATCGACGACGTGCACGCAGAGGCCGCCGAGGTGACCGAGGCCGCCGCCGGCCTGCGCGGCCGGCTCGACGCGGCCATCGCCGCCGAGGCCGAGCGCGTCGCCGCCGAGAAGGCGCGCCTCGAGGCCGAGGCCGCCGCCGCGGCTGCGGCCGCTGCTGCTGCCGCAGAAGCGGCATCGGCCACGCAGAGCTCGTCCGGCTCGACCGCCGCAGCAGCGCCCAGCCCGAGCTACGCCACCGGCGGGGCCGTGGGCGGCACGAGCCCGGCTGACGCGCAGGCAACGGCCCGCGGAATGCTCGCCGGCTATGGCTGGGGCGAGGACCAGTTCGGGTGCCTCGTTTCGCTGTGGAACAAGGAGTCGGGCTGGAATTACCAGGCGTACAACCGCTCGAGCGGCGCCTTCGGCATTCCCCAGGCCCTCCCCGGCAGCAAGATGGCCAGCGCCGGCGCCGACTGGCAGACCAACCCCGCCACGCAGATCGCCTGGGGCTTCGGCTACATCTCCGGTCGCTACGGCACGCCGTGCGGCGCGTGGGGTCACTCGCAGTCGGTCGGCTGGTACTGA
- a CDS encoding DUF1697 domain-containing protein, producing MGGRSILIVDDWVGLLRNVNQGQRGHPSTADILAAFADAGAPDAVTFQSNGTVVFRAEDPAGVVADAVRALEARTGLRRGGCAIPLSEIARIVDVHAAQPDATRREVSFHAGGRIDPDDAELARVAARRRCRVVDAGEGWVVSVNEREGDGNATPTIEEVTGEPATSRGLPTLVRLVARFGEPD from the coding sequence ATGGGCGGCCGTAGCATCCTGATCGTGGACGACTGGGTCGGCTTGCTGCGCAACGTGAATCAGGGACAGCGCGGGCATCCGTCCACGGCCGACATCCTCGCCGCGTTCGCCGATGCGGGTGCGCCCGACGCGGTGACGTTCCAGAGCAACGGCACCGTGGTCTTCCGGGCTGAGGACCCCGCCGGAGTCGTGGCAGACGCGGTGCGTGCGCTCGAGGCGCGCACCGGCCTGCGACGCGGCGGCTGCGCGATCCCGCTGTCGGAGATCGCGCGCATCGTCGACGTGCACGCCGCTCAGCCCGACGCCACCCGGCGCGAGGTGTCGTTCCACGCCGGCGGTCGCATCGACCCCGACGACGCGGAGCTGGCGCGCGTCGCCGCGCGCCGCCGGTGCAGGGTGGTGGATGCCGGTGAGGGCTGGGTCGTCTCCGTCAACGAGCGGGAGGGCGATGGCAATGCCACCCCCACGATCGAGGAGGTGACCGGTGAGCCCGCGACCTCCCGCGGCCTCCCGACCCTCGTGCGCCTGGTCGCCCGCTTCGGCGAGCCTGACTGA